The window CCTCCCTTCTTACCATTCAACTTCTTATCCCAGTCATCTCTAAAATCCTAgggtttaataataataataataatatgggACTACCCAACTTGAAATTAGAGGTTTCATTCCAATCTCctcatattattaaaataataataaaagagaaataaaaataaaatgaggATTGGGGCGGGAAATTTTGTTGGCCATACCATTGACCGGCTCACCCCAAATTTATGACTAAAAAATCTTTACCAGTCATTCACACTCTCGCCAGAACGAAACCCCACCGAAACTCCGATCCAATTTCCATCATGTCAACGCCCCACCGGTCACTCCCGTCCAACGCTTCTCCCgaaaccctaaccctaaccctaacactaacccaacccaacaaTCAAACCGATCAACTTCATTTCACCGACGAAGACGAAATCAATCTCCTGAAGTCCTACCTCCAAATCTCCAGATCCGAAAACCCCACAAAGAATTCTCTCCCCACTCTCGATTCTCCGGCCTTCGACCGCCTTCAGACCGCCGTCGGCCCCAAATTCTCACACTCCGTCATCGCCGATAAGCTCCACCGCCTCAAACTCCTGTACCACAAATTCGCAAGAACAAAGTCCTTCATCAAAACTCCTCACCAACGTCAGATCCTCGACCTCGGCCGCAGCATCTGGGGAAAATCCCCCACACCTATAACAAGAAAACCACAGGTAATTTCACCTTCAAGGATACTTTCACGAAGAATCAAACAGAGATCAAGCACTAGAAAAGAAGGGGTTGGGGTGGATATTGATCTGAAGAACTTTCCTGTTCTTGTGGCTGAATTTTCTCAGCAGTTTCCGGGGAATGGGGTGTGGAGAGAAGGGCTGAGGAGAATGGAGGAGAAGAATTTGAAGGATATGAATGAGAAATGGGTTTTGTTGCATATTGAAGGGGCTGAGCTTAAGGCAAGAAGGGCTGCTTTATTAAAGCAGCAACTTAAGAACTACAGAGACTAATGAAGATGTGAATTAGAATTATGATTTCTTTTCTGATTTGTACAATACATAGTTACAGAAAGAGAGCATTTTCTTATTGTCAATGTTGTTGTGTTGTTCCTTGTCTTCGATTATGAAGTTATGGTAGAACTTAGAATAGGTGCACTTGTATTGTATGATTGTATTGTTATTAAATCAGCAAGGTAAAGATTTTTTACCAATGCAAAATGTTGCCAAGAGATTTaagtttgagatttttttttcttttttcaaggCTCTAACACAGGTTCCTAATTAGAATTTCAACTCAAAGTAATTATGCTCTTAATAAAAAAGTTTGATTGGTGCTACTAATTTTCACTAATTCAACCAATAATTTTATTGGGTGATTTGCAAAATGAAAACCAAACCTAATATCTTCGGAATCCTGTCATTCTGGTAACAAAAAATGGCTCGTGCAGAATGTTCTTATTTACAATTCATTAATTGAACTGATAGCATTCATTTAAGGTAAAAAATGGTAAAGCCAGGATGTCCTATttgagatgaagatgaagaataAAAGAACAATGCTGCAGCAAGTAAATTAGGAAAGCATACTAAATCAAGATTTGGAGGAGATCTAACCTTTTCAATACTCAGGCCGTTGAGATTTATTTATACCGTTCCAATCTCTTTGGCCTAAATCATAAACCAAagaatttaaaacaaaattcacaCCATCCAAATGATAGATGTATGTGGCAGAAAGCAGTTCGCTAAAGTGGTACAAATTCTCAAGACTGGATGTTGCAAAAATGAAGAACTAGCATACACCCGTAAAAGAAAAGGAGCAAGTTCATGATTCATAATCAATAAAATCCATCGTTTGTTCTAAAAACCATAGAATTTGGAAGTCACACAGCCATAAAAACAATTCACCTCTGCACAGAAAGTTAAGGATCAAGATCCATAAAACCCATGTTTGCTTCTAAATTCAAGAAATTGCAGTGTCCAGCAAAGATACAGGGCGTATGCATATATATAAGCCTCCTCTACAAACATACAGAGTTCAAGTAAACATAGAAACTCCTGCCGATTTTCTAAGCAAGAGAATTGACCACAGACACCAGGATATTTCATTTTAACACCATTATATGCTTATGACTGAATATTAACTCCTTTCTTTCTGGATAGTAGCACTTCACAAAATCAGTAAAACGAAGCAATCATTTAGCAGCAAGCGCATTTAACGAAGCAATCATTTAGCAGCAAGCGCATTTTGTTGAGTGCGATTCTCCTGCTGCTGTTGGTAGTTCAGGGGCCTCCTGAATAGCATGATATGCGGTTCGGGACGATGAATAGCATAGTGCACCCACCCACGACTCTGCTGAACTCCAATTGCACGCCATTCATTCTGCACATAAGATTAAAGGGCTAAAAGTATAACAAAATGCTTCCATGAAACGAGTAGTAAAACAGATTTGAAAAGCATCCTTTTGTTTCGAACAATGATAACTTGAGTTCAAGACGAAAGCCAAGAAACTCATAAGACATCGATGGTATGATAATGCTCCTATGCTTATGCCCAACAGAAGCGTCCATTGCTCACTAATTGCATAGAGAGAATTGCAAGATTGGAAAACCAGAAGGGGTCTAGTCTAATGAATAAGTCATAAGCCCTGGATTCTCAATCCTTTTTCATACAACTTCTATGCGAAATACTCATAAGCATGGTTACAACTTCATGCAACCATCAGCCAAATCAAAGAGAGAATATCAAGACCAtatgaaaatataaaagattaaaaataggGGAAAAAACTGTCCACGGAATAATAACTATTTCTTAAGGTCTCAAGAGTGATACCTAAACCTGATATAAGAATTCAACTACTGAACTAAGTTTCTTCCTAATCAATAAGAGAACACTTCCGTTCGTATCAAAATCGAAACACATAAATTTGAAACTAAGAAAACAAAATCGCTTACTTCCGAGAGCAGACGATTCTTAGGAAGCAACTTTGCGACTTCGGGTGGGAGAACCACGTGCCTGCACCAATCAATCCATATAGACATTGAAGACAAAGAACGAACGCTTCCAAATCCAAACAATTCTTCAAGACTGCGAGTAACAATGGAGTTGGAAACTGAGAGTAAGAACACAATACCTGTACTCATAAATGTCGTCGAAGTACTTCTCAGAGTACTGAATCTGACCCATCTATCACTGAGTGATCTTCGTCTTCCAGAGAGAATTACAATACAACGAAGCGGATTCAATGGTTTTGATCGCGGAAATGAAGCAACGTACGAACAGTGAACTGAAGGCTCAACTAGGGCTCCAGGATCCGACGAAATggtatattatttatataaatacGCTCGATATGAAGTAAATGAAATTCAAAGTTGGCCAATCATTTGTAGCCACGTGTATCGCAGTAaggaattttctttttcttttcaatttataGTATTATAGCTGATGGAAAGTAAACGGAACTCAAATTTTCTTCCCTTCCTTAATAGCTTCTAAATATGTTCGTATacaacttttaaaagtttaattttgaatGTTGTACTcactttcaaattaaatttttttttcattttgaaaacTATTGTTTTCCAATAATAGATCTTTTTTTTCGACCAATTAATAATGATTTCTCTACAGATATTATCAAGAGGAGAACATAATACCAAGTAACATAACTTTGTAAAAGCTGAAAGTTCACCtggattaaaaaagaaatatgatttCTCCATTGAAAAAACCTTGAATTAAGAAGCCCTAATGAGCAAACTAATTTCACACTAACGCTTAAGTCagtttttcaatttaattttattgcAGTTAACTTAGCAGATTTTAACTTGAAGATAAATGACATGTCTTCCATAAGTTGGAAGGTTCAATTCCCCCTATCACGAATGAATTactatttaaatattaaatttgaaCCAACAAGAGTAACCCATTCATCTTACTAACAGAACATCCTTTTAGGACAATAATTTAAAACAATGGCAAGCAGAACGTTTTCTACACATTTGACATTGATATTAAACTACCAACCCAACATTTATAACTGCTATATTCAATTTCCCTCTTCTTCTACCCACAATCATGTTCAAATCTAAAACATCCATGATCACAAATTCAAAGAATTATACCCTCTggatgcaaaaaaaaaaaaaaaaaaaaaaaaaaaaaaaaaaaaaaaaaaaaaacacaaataaaGTCGTAGCAAAATACACTAAGGATTTTAAAGCCGAGGACAAAATTTTGGAAAGCTTCCTTTACCCAAACACTTTCTTTCGCCACAAGCCTTCACCAAACTACGTACCTTTTCTgttttcccttcttttctccTTCTGTACACTAGCAAAAAGATTTGGTTAACCCTATCATATTTATCAGGGTTGTATGACCATTTTTCTGTACACCCaacaaaaaaaagagagaaaaagcaACACCCCTCCCCTTCCCTCCCTATGTATAGATTTCATCAGGGCAAGTGGGGTTGCTTCATTTGCTTTCCACTGCAAAAGAATATCATCCAGTGTCAGATACCTAAGTTCTACTATGTTTCATCTTCAGCTCCCTGGGTTTGCTGTACTATTAATTACACGATATTTCGGTACTGCTTTTCGCAACATCGACGTCCCTTGGAAGACCATCATTTGGTAATGTCTCTTGAACTCCATTACCTTCAACAAAAATACACAAGTTTGTCAACACACCACTCCATGCTTTTTTGCTTCATAACACGCAATTTTCTATTGTGAAGATTAATGTATACCTCTTCAGGAGGCAACTTGCTAAAACCAAACTTGTTGATCCACAACGACTCTGCTTCGTCTGCAGCTGGAAGAACTAGATTCTTTACGTTCAAAAATCCTAAGAACCTCTCGATGCATGCATACAAAGATTGGAAGTAGCCCTGGAATAGTCTTCTTAATGAGCTACGCAGGTTCATTTCTCAATGAAAGAGGAAAATCTTTTTCAATGTGAAGAACAGATGATAGCTACCTGTCCTTGAAAGTTGGTTTCTGTCGCTACTAAAGGAAGCTCCGCTACTTCAGCCCCAAATATTCGAAATATTCCAGCAGACACAACagattcactacaagaaaagacaAAGATTAACTTCAAGTGATAAGATTCCAAAAATAAAACGCAAACTTCAGAAATTCTTACTTCACTGTTAGAACTGCACAGTATATCCCACCAAATTCTTGACCCCGGATGTTCCTCCTGCACGGCATAGAAGTGCAGAAGATTACTCTCAACAATCACTATATTTCACAACTTCATAGCAAGATGCAGAAACCAATCATTGAGAGAATTAGAAGGGGAAAACAATGAGTACAATTCTTTACCCATAAAGCATTGACGGAATGAAGTCTCTCCCAGAGGCTGAGTCAACAATCGGATCAAAACAATCCTGGATTTATGGgcaaaaaacaaaatagttggCAAGCAGAAGTAAAAGGAATAAAGAGGCCCACAAAACAATTCATATTTATCAGTGCGGCTAAAATTGATAAACTATAGCTTCCCTTTCTAAAGGATGATTGCTAATGATAGTCACTCACATGGAAAATAGAAACCGCCTTCGAAAGCAATGATCTAGTTTCATCAGAAGACAGCATTTTCCAATTGAGGACCCGCCATCTTATTTCAAGACCTTTTATGTTTGCTGAACCCTGGTCTTCAATCTTTTTCTGAACAGAGACCAAAATAGACTCAGGCAGCTTCTCTCCTCCTAAAACCACCAACTTCTCCAGGGCACAATGTATCCTGTTACACTCCAGACAACAAAACCATTTTCCTTGAGGAAGTTCCTGCAAGAACAGTTGTATCGAGATTTTAAACGTCAGATCACAACATTTACCACTCAAAAAGAAAACTGCAGAGAAAGATGGAATAGGGGGACACCTTCAGATCTTCCATGTTGTTTTCCTTCAAGCAACCAACATGAAACTCCTTCTCACACTGGAAAAACATTGCCATTTGGTACTTCACAGTTAGCGAACAGTGGTAAAAAAGATTCTTTTCATTATTAACAAAAAATTGCTGAACAAAATAAACCTTCGAAGAATAATACCTGATCACAGAGAATAACAGTTCGAGGACCAAACCCTGACTTGCTAAAGTCGTGGCATCTACAACAATTGAGATTACCATTTAGAACATTTTAAGAAACATTAAGAAATAAAAACCAAATATGTAACAAATATTGAGGTGCAAAATGTGAAAAATAAGGCTCCTCCGAAGGAAGAAATATACCTGCATAATGCACATCCACCAACTTCCACTTCCATAGTTTTGACAATTCGAATGCATCTCGTTGTTATCTCTTCAATAGGATCAACACCAGCAACCCTTCCAGCGGCAACAGCATTGGCATTGTGCTCCACaaatttttccttttggaaCAAATTCTGGCAATATTTGCAGTACCAGGTACCAGTAGGGATACATGGTAAAGGAACACAATCTGAATTGGCCAAGCACAAAACATCAAATGTAAATGTATATTGTTAGAAATAATGGGCTTCGGTCATGTTGAAAGTCCAAGAGAAGTTACACAATTTACTTTACCCTATTTTTATTATGTTAATTAGGTAAGTGCTCTTTATAAATACTTCCTCTTTGTACCTTTATAAGTATTAGAAAATAATAGAATTATTAGAACCTATTTTTTCTCCCTTTACTAAAGTTTCCACGTAAAATTGTGTTTGTTCTTCATCTCTACTTACATTATCTTGTGATTTTCTTCCTTATCTTGTGATCTATACATACTATAGGAGGAATCTCAAAAAAGAAGTCGAGTCTTCTACTATTCAGACGGCTCCAATCAAGGATTTGAAATCAATAAAAGATCAAGATATGACTTATTCCATTAACTCACATAGTAATAACagaatgagtgagaatgacaagttCGAGAAGAATTCAACTGACTCGCGTACTTATAGTAAGGTAAGTGAGAATGACGATTTCGAGACAGCTGTTCTTGAAGATATGGATGAGCAGGACAATATTGATGGGACCATTATAGACAAAGAGAACAGAAttgatgagaatgaagttgttGCAGAACATATTGAAAACGAAACTAAGTCGACCATTCAAAAAATACCAGTAAGTATAATCCATCTCTTGATCTTCTTATTGCACTAAGGAACAGTATTGTCCCGTACATAGCATTCCATCTCTAATTATCTATCATACGAGAATCTATCACCACATTTTAAAGCTTTTATTCCATCTCTAATTATCTATCATACGAGAATCTATCACCACATTTTAAAGCTTTTACTAccagccttgactctaccataatacccaAAAGTAACCACCTTACCTTAGAGTGTATGGAGTGGAAACTGCTGTCATAGAAGAAATAAGAGCCCTAGAAAGGAAGAAGACCTGGGATCTCTGCACACACTCTAAGGGACACAAGATTTTCGGATGCAAATGGGTTTTTACATTCAATTACAGAGCAGATGATACCCTTGACAGACATAAGGCCAAGCTAGTTGCAAAAAGATTCACTCAGACTCGAGAGATTGACTATTCAGAGACTCTTTCTCCTATAGCAAATTTGATCACTATTAGAGTTTTGTTGTCTGTTACAATGAATAAGGATTGACTTGTATATCAACTTGAAGCTCAATTTAATAATCAGGTTTGGAAACTTCAAAAGTCTTTATACAGGCTAAAACAATCACCAAGAGCGTGGTTTGACAGATTTACCACTTTCATCTAGTCTCAGAAGTATAATCAGGAGCACTTCAATCACACCTTGTTCACCAAAGTCTTAGGACAAGAAAAATTGTAATATTGATTGTCTATGTCGATGACATTGTGCTATTTGGGGATGACACTAATGAAATCATTCAACTAAAGAAGAAGATGGTGTTTTAGTTTAAAATCAAAGACTTGGAGAATCTGAAGTACTTTCTCATAATGGAGATTGCTAGATGTAGAGAAGGCAACTCAGTGTCTCAAAGAAAGTACACCCTTGATTTATTAGCTAAGACAGGTATGCTAGGATGTCGTCCTGTTGATACACCCATTGAGTTCAATGTTAAACTCGAAACTTCAGGTTATAGGGTTCCTgttgataaaaataaatatcaaCACCTGGTAGAAAAGCTGATTTATTTATCTCACACTAAGCCTGACATCTCCTATGTTGTGAGCACCGTCAGTCAGTCCAGGTGGCACCTTATGAGGACCACATGGAGACTCTAAGGTATTTAAAAGCAACCGCTAGTAAATGTCTTAAATTCAAGAAGATTGACAGAAGATGTGTTGAAGCTTATACTGATTCTAACTGGTAGGATCTATTGTTGATAGAAAGTGCACCTCAAAATACTGTACTTTTGTGTGGGGCAATCTTGTGCTTGAAAAAGTAAGAAGCAAGTAATTATGAGTAGAAACAATGCTAAAGTTGAATACAAGGCTTCGAGTTTGGGGATCTATGAGGAGATCTAGCTCCAAAAGGTATTGTCTGATCTTTGTCAAGACTATGAGGTGCCTATGAATCTTTTCTCCGATAACAAGGCAGCCATTAGCATTGCTAATAACCTCATCCAACATGACAGAACTAAAAATGTGGAGATTGAAAAACATTTTATCAAAGAGAAGCTTGACAATGGTAGCATCTACATTCCTTACATACCCTCAAGCCAACATATTGTTGATATCCTGAGAAAGGGGCTCCTCAGACAAAGCTTTAATTTGTTtgttagcaagttgggtctTTGATGTTTACGttccaacttgagggggagtgttagaaatAATGGACTTAGGTCATGTTGAAAGCCCAAGGGTAGTTACGTAATTTACTTTGCcatatttttattctattaattaGGCTCATGTTGCCTATAAATACTTTCCCTTTGCATATTTATGAGtattacaaaataataaaattatcagCCCCTAGTTTTTCTCCCTGTACTAGGGCTTCCACATAAAATTGTGTTTGTTCTTCGCTTCTACTTTCAATATATATACTTGCCGCATGGGGAATAACTATATTCTACATTACCAAGTGTTGTAATGCATAAATGCAACAGCAGTACATTATTTTGAGCATGAGATTCATATTCATGAAAGAGTAATCAGTCAAC is drawn from Cucumis melo cultivar AY chromosome 11, USDA_Cmelo_AY_1.0, whole genome shotgun sequence and contains these coding sequences:
- the LOC103503041 gene encoding cyclin-dependent kinases regulatory subunit 1-like, whose amino-acid sequence is MGQIQYSEKYFDDIYEYRHVVLPPEVAKLLPKNRLLSENEWRAIGVQQSRGWVHYAIHRPEPHIMLFRRPLNYQQQQENRTQQNALAAK